The Sardina pilchardus chromosome 19, fSarPil1.1, whole genome shotgun sequence genome window below encodes:
- the LOC134066107 gene encoding tripartite motif-containing protein 14-like isoform X2, with protein MSSVSSDSGRSSSLSLFSVASFAPTGCSHGKDAVVFCATCSMPLCEDCLAHVGHRSHKFKTMEQACRDKLDTIAGQLEKCSGRSQSNSEQKMEKIEKDLERDFQTVRDSFTKKYRELDELLNGNKEQAITLLEAQRQGQQKHLYVLAEEGDRYKTRANHLQTLIADLGKRVSSQDNSSTCILEIQAHQISIDLIDEFYKKVTQNSKFDKSRLEALEKSIQRIVDQTGEIFPRPWQYGSLMISDSQISVSPHRSSPKVPYQTKETPFYILAKQCWKTGRHYWEVDVGHCRTWAAGVVELANGSRPPSQATLMRLGRNKRSWMLESEDGELTALHNDNLSMVKQSEQDMTRLGVYLDMTKNSGRLTFYDVGSGAVLHSFCLRFKKSLFPAFSLTRVDGQVQSLLLCNLGLRTESVSESENSANRASLSSTRPENEYDSGLDTGGSSRSSSDMSDSESSDISDSSSDSHSPRSEESSAESS; from the exons ATGAGTTCTGTCTCTAGCGACTCTGGGCGATCCTCGTCTCTGTCCTTGTTTTCGGTGGCCTCATTTGCCCCCACAGGCTGCAGTCATGGGAAAGATGCGGTGGTGTTCTGTGCCACCTGCTCCATGCCACTATGTGAGGACTGCTTGGCTCATGTGGGACATCGCAGCCACAAGTTCAAGACCATGGAACAAGCATGCAGAGACAAACTA GATACGATTGCTGGGCAACTTGAAAAATGTTCTGGCAGGAGCCAGAGTAACTCTGAGCAAAAGATGGAGAAGATAGAAAAAGACCTTGAA AGGGACTTCCAGACGGTGCGAGACAGTTTCACTAAAAAATACAGAGAACTGGACGAGCTGCTGAATGGCAACAAAGAACAGGCCATCACACTGTTGGAGGCCCAGAGGCAAGGCCAGCAGAAGCACCTGTATGTTCTGGCCGAGGAGGGTGACCGCTACAAGACACGGGCCAACCACCTGCAGACGCTCATAGCAGATTTGGGGAAAAGGGTGTCGTCACAAGACAACTCTTCTACATGCATTCTG GAAATCCAGGCACATCAAATCAG TATTGACCTTATTGATGAATTCTACAAGAAAGTCACCCAAAACAGCAAGTTTGACAAATCAAGGTTGGAGGCCCTGGAGAAATCCATCCAGCGTATCGTTGATCAAACCGGTGAAATCTTCCCTCGACCATGGCAAT ACGGTAGCCTGATGATATCTGATTCCCAAATCAGCGTCAGTCCCCACCGCTCGTCCCCCAAAGTCCCCTACCAGACTAAAGAAACCCCGTTCTACATCCTGGCCAAGCAGTGCTGGAAGACGGGGCGCCACTACTGGGAGGTGGACGTGGGGCACTGCCGCACCTGGGCAGCTGGTGTTGTGGAGCTGGCCAATGGCAGCCGGCCGCCATCACAAGCCACACTAATGCGCCTGGGACGCAACAAGAGGTCGTGGATGCTGGAGTCTGAGGACGGGGAGCTGACCGCTCTGCACAACGACAACCTGAGCATGGTCAAGCAGTCTGAACAGGATATGACACGCCTCGGGGTCTACCTGGACATGACCAAGAACAGCGGCCGACTGACCTTCTACGATGTGGGCAGTGGCGCGGTCCTGCACTCCTTCTGTCTGCGCTTCAAGAAGAGCTTGTTCCCCGCCTTCAGTCTGACCAGAGTGGACGGCCAGGTCCAGAGTCTGCTGCTCTGCAATCTGGGCCTCAGGACGGAGAGTGTGAGCGAGTCAGAGAACTCAGCCAACAGGGCGAGCCTGAGCTCAACACGGCCTGAGAACGAGTATGACTCAGGGTTGGATACAGGGGGCAGCTCTAGGTCAAGCTCTGACATGTCCGATTCAGAATCCTCCGACATATCGGACTCCTCTTCAGATTCTCACAGTCCGAGGAGCGAGGAGTCTTCTGCGGAGTCTTCCTGA
- the LOC134066107 gene encoding tripartite motif-containing protein 14-like isoform X1, whose amino-acid sequence MSSVSSDSGRSSSLSLFSVASFAPTGCSHGKDAVVFCATCSMPLCEDCLAHVGHRSHKFKTMEQACRDKLDTIAGQLEKCSGRSQSNSEQKMEKIEKDLERDFQTVRDSFTKKYRELDELLNGNKEQAITLLEAQRQGQQKHLYVLAEEGDRYKTRANHLQTLIADLGKRVSSQDNSSTCILEIQAHQISIDLIDEFYKKVTQNSKFDKSRLEALEKSIQRIVDQTGEIFPRPWQYYEDITFNHDPDKADGSLMISDSQISVSPHRSSPKVPYQTKETPFYILAKQCWKTGRHYWEVDVGHCRTWAAGVVELANGSRPPSQATLMRLGRNKRSWMLESEDGELTALHNDNLSMVKQSEQDMTRLGVYLDMTKNSGRLTFYDVGSGAVLHSFCLRFKKSLFPAFSLTRVDGQVQSLLLCNLGLRTESVSESENSANRASLSSTRPENEYDSGLDTGGSSRSSSDMSDSESSDISDSSSDSHSPRSEESSAESS is encoded by the exons ATGAGTTCTGTCTCTAGCGACTCTGGGCGATCCTCGTCTCTGTCCTTGTTTTCGGTGGCCTCATTTGCCCCCACAGGCTGCAGTCATGGGAAAGATGCGGTGGTGTTCTGTGCCACCTGCTCCATGCCACTATGTGAGGACTGCTTGGCTCATGTGGGACATCGCAGCCACAAGTTCAAGACCATGGAACAAGCATGCAGAGACAAACTA GATACGATTGCTGGGCAACTTGAAAAATGTTCTGGCAGGAGCCAGAGTAACTCTGAGCAAAAGATGGAGAAGATAGAAAAAGACCTTGAA AGGGACTTCCAGACGGTGCGAGACAGTTTCACTAAAAAATACAGAGAACTGGACGAGCTGCTGAATGGCAACAAAGAACAGGCCATCACACTGTTGGAGGCCCAGAGGCAAGGCCAGCAGAAGCACCTGTATGTTCTGGCCGAGGAGGGTGACCGCTACAAGACACGGGCCAACCACCTGCAGACGCTCATAGCAGATTTGGGGAAAAGGGTGTCGTCACAAGACAACTCTTCTACATGCATTCTG GAAATCCAGGCACATCAAATCAG TATTGACCTTATTGATGAATTCTACAAGAAAGTCACCCAAAACAGCAAGTTTGACAAATCAAGGTTGGAGGCCCTGGAGAAATCCATCCAGCGTATCGTTGATCAAACCGGTGAAATCTTCCCTCGACCATGGCAAT ATTATGAAGACATCACCTTTAATCATGATCCTGACAAAGCAGACGGTAGCCTGATGATATCTGATTCCCAAATCAGCGTCAGTCCCCACCGCTCGTCCCCCAAAGTCCCCTACCAGACTAAAGAAACCCCGTTCTACATCCTGGCCAAGCAGTGCTGGAAGACGGGGCGCCACTACTGGGAGGTGGACGTGGGGCACTGCCGCACCTGGGCAGCTGGTGTTGTGGAGCTGGCCAATGGCAGCCGGCCGCCATCACAAGCCACACTAATGCGCCTGGGACGCAACAAGAGGTCGTGGATGCTGGAGTCTGAGGACGGGGAGCTGACCGCTCTGCACAACGACAACCTGAGCATGGTCAAGCAGTCTGAACAGGATATGACACGCCTCGGGGTCTACCTGGACATGACCAAGAACAGCGGCCGACTGACCTTCTACGATGTGGGCAGTGGCGCGGTCCTGCACTCCTTCTGTCTGCGCTTCAAGAAGAGCTTGTTCCCCGCCTTCAGTCTGACCAGAGTGGACGGCCAGGTCCAGAGTCTGCTGCTCTGCAATCTGGGCCTCAGGACGGAGAGTGTGAGCGAGTCAGAGAACTCAGCCAACAGGGCGAGCCTGAGCTCAACACGGCCTGAGAACGAGTATGACTCAGGGTTGGATACAGGGGGCAGCTCTAGGTCAAGCTCTGACATGTCCGATTCAGAATCCTCCGACATATCGGACTCCTCTTCAGATTCTCACAGTCCGAGGAGCGAGGAGTCTTCTGCGGAGTCTTCCTGA
- the LOC134066499 gene encoding E3 ubiquitin-protein ligase TRIM39-like, with protein MVERKEEDLERDFQTVRDSFTDQYRELDELLNGNKEQAITLLEAQRQGQQKHLYVLAEEGDRYKTRANHLQTLIADLGKRVSSQDNSSTCILHEIQAHQSRSAHLYHPGCMTILLLSQLDLFKDETIFSISQSYSVNLIDEFYKKVNQKSMVDKSRLEALEKSIQRIVDEIGENFPQPWQYYEDLTFNHHDPDKADGSLMISDSQISVSPHRSSPKVPYQTKETPFYILAKQCWKTGRHYWEVDVGHCRTWAAGVVELANGSRPPSQATLMRLGRNKRSWMLESEDGELTALHNDNLSKMKKQEVTRLGVDLDINKKKSGMLTFYDVGSGAVLHTFCLHFKKSLFPAFSLTRVDGQVQSLLLCNLGLRTESEYDGVETLAQTHGSHFRQ; from the exons ATggtggagaggaaagaagaagaccTTGAA AGGGACTTCCAGACGGTGCGAGACAGTTTCACTGACCAATACAGAGAACTGGACGAGCTGCTGAATGGCAACAAAGAACAGGCCATCACACTGTTGGAGGCCCAGAGGCAAGGCCAGCAGAAGCACCTGTATGTTCTGGCCGAGGAGGGTGACCGCTACAAGACACGGGCCAACCACCTGCAGACGCTAATAGCAGATTTGGGGAAAAGGGTGTCGTCACAAGACAACTCTTCTACATGCATTCTG CATGAAATTCAGGCACATCAAAGCAGGTCTGCACATTTGTATCACCCAGGATGCATGACAATATTACTATTAAGTCAACTGGACCTCTTTAAAGATGAAACTATTTTCTCAATTTCTCAATCTTACAGTGTCAACCTTATTGATGAATTCTACAAGAAAGTCAACCAAAAAAGCATGGTTGACAAATCAAGGTTGGAGGCCCTGGAGAAATCCATCCAGCGTATCGTTGATGAAATCGGTGAAAACTTCCCTCAACCATGGCAAT ATTATGAGGACCTCACTTTTAATCATCATGATCCTGACAAAGCAGACGGTAGCCTGATGATATCTGATTCCCAAATCAGCGTCAGCCCCCACCGCTCGTCCCCCAAAGTCCCGTACCAGACTAAAGAAACCCCGTTCTACATCCTGGCCAAGCAGTGCTGGAAGACGGGGCGCCACTACTGGGAGGTGGACGTGGGGCACTGCCGCACCTGGGCAGCTGGTGTTGTGGAGCTGGCCAATGGCAGCCGGCCGCCATCACAAGCCACACTAATGCGCCTGGGACGCAACAAGAGGTCGTGGATGCTGGAGTCTGAGGACGGGGAGCTGACCGCTCTGCACAACGACAACCTGAGCAAGATGAAGAAGCAGGAAGTGACACGACTCGGGGTTGACCTGgacattaacaaaaaaaagagcgGCATGCTGACCTTCTACGATGTGGGCAGTGGCGCGGTCCTGCACACATTCTGCCTGCACTTCAAGAAGAGCTTGTTCCCCGCCTTCAGTCTGACCAGAGTGGACGGCCAGGTCCAGAGTCTGCTGCTCTGCAATCTGGGCCTCAGGACGGAGAGCGAGTATGATGGGGTCGAGACTCTTGCTCAGACACATGGGAGTCATTTTAGACAGTAG
- the LOC134066469 gene encoding tripartite motif-containing protein 14-like, protein MSSVSSDSGRSSSLSLFSVASFTPTGCSHGKDAVVFCGTCSMPLCEDCLAHVGHRSHKFKTMEQACRDKLDMIAAQLEHCKGRSQSNSQQMLERKEEDLERDFQTVRDSFTKKYRELDELLNGNKEQAITLLEAQRQGQQKHLYVLAEEGDRYKTRANHLQTLIADLGKRVSSQHNSSTCILEIQAHQISIDLIDEFYKKVTQNSKFDKSRLEALEKSIQRIVDQTGEIFPRPWQYYEDITFNHDPDKTDGSLMISDSQISVSPHRSSPKVHYQTKETPFYILAKQCWKTGRHYWEVDVGHCRTWAAGVVELANGSRPPSQATLMRLGRNKRSWMLESEDGELTALHNDNLSMVKQSEQDMTRLGVYLDMTKNSGRLTFYDVGSGAVLHSFCLRFKKSLFPAFSLTRVDGQVQSLLLCNLGLRTESEYDSGVDTSSRDGGSSRSSSVTSDSESFEMSEFSSDSHSLSSSVSSVDSPLPTSVDSPLTNSVASRSGSVD, encoded by the exons ATGAGTTCTGTCTCTAGCGACTCTGGGCGATCCTCGTCTCTGTCCTTGTTTTCGGTGGCCTCATTTACCCCCACAGGCTGCAGTCATGGGAAAGATGCGGTGGTGTTCTGTGGCACCTGCTCAATGCCACTATGTGAGGACTGCTTGGCTCATGTGGGACATCGCAGCCACAAGTTCAAGACCATGGAACAAGCATGCAGAGACAAACTA GATATGATTGCTGCGCAACTTGAACATTGTAAAGGCAGGAGCCAGAGTAACTCTCAGCAAATgctggagaggaaagaagaagaccTTGAA AGGGACTTCCAGACGGTGCGAGACAGTTTCACTAAAAAATACAGAGAACTGGACGAGCTGCTGAATGGCAACAAAGAACAGGCCATCACACTGTTGGAGGCCCAGAGGCAAGGCCAGCAGAAGCACCTGTATGTTCTGGCCGAGGAGGGTGACCGCTACAAGACACGGGCCAACCACCTGCAGACGCTCATAGCAGATTTGGGGAAAAGGGTGTCGTCACAACACAACTCTTCTACATGCATTCTG GAAATCCAGGCACATCAAATCAG TATTGACCTTATTGATGAATTCTACAAGAAAGTCACCCAAAACAGCAAGTTTGACAAATCAAGGTTGGAGGCCCTGGAGAAATCCATCCAGCGTATCGTTGATCAAACCGGTGAAATCTTCCCTCGACCATGGCAAT ATTATGAAGACATCACCTTTAATCATGATCCTGACAAAACAGACGGTAGCCTGATGATATCTGATTCCCAAATCAGCGTCAGCCCCCACCGCTCGTCCCCCAAAGTCCACTACCAGACTAAAGAAACCCCGTTCTACATCCTGGCCAAGCAGTGCTGGAAGACGGGGCGCCACTACTGGGAGGTGGACGTGGGGCACTGCCGCACCTGGGCAGCTGGTGTTGTGGAGCTGGCCAATGGCAGCCGGCCGCCATCACAGGCCACACTAATGCGCCTGGGACGCAACAAGAGGTCGTGGATGCTGGAGTCTGAGGACGGGGAGCTGACCGCTCTGCACAACGACAACCTGAGCATGGTCAAGCAGTCTGAACAGGATATGACACGCCTCGGGGTCTACCTGGACATGACCAAGAACAGCGGCCGACTGACCTTCTACGATGTGGGCAGTGGCGCGGTCCTGCACTCCTTCTGTCTGCGCTTCAAGAAGAGCTTGTTCCCCGCCTTCAGTCTGACCAGAGTGGACGGCCAGGTCCAGAGTCTGCTGCTCTGCAATCTGGGCCTCAGGACGGAGAGCGAGTATGACTCCGGCGTGGACACCAGCTCTAGGGACGGGGGCAGCTCTAGATCAAGCTCTGTCACCTCAGACTCAGAATCCTTCGAAATGTCAGAGTTCTCTTCAGATTCTCACAGTCTGAGCAGCTCTGTGTCGTCCGTGGACTCTCCCCTGCCCACCTCCGTGGACTCTCCCCTGACCAACTCCGTGGCGTCTAGATCTGGATCCGTAGACTGA